A part of Drosophila ananassae strain 14024-0371.13 chromosome 2R, ASM1763931v2, whole genome shotgun sequence genomic DNA contains:
- the LOC6493501 gene encoding JNK-interacting protein 3 isoform X6 codes for MMDNDDTLLNNGGPQSGAETVYGTEDNNMVMSEKNEQVVSIVQQLAGSIYQEFERMINRYDEDVVKNLMPLLVNVLECLDASYRINQEQDVEVELLREDNEQLVTQYEREKSARKQSEQKLLEAEDLAEQENKELATRLESVESIVRMLELKHKNSLEHASRLEEREADLKKEYNKLHERYTELFKNHVDYMERTKMLMGSTHSQMSTASDRMEVSRARLNPVARSSGPVSYGFASLENSVMLDTETICSVGSQSDDSGPPSLQNELDSLAGTVERGAVTDALQQQNQATSPQSPDSPVVPNVPANVGRSTTKKEQRSDNNLYQELSFQDNEESEENEIVTGSWVHPGEYASSANDNYFGMGKEVENLIMENNELLATKNALNIVKDDLIVKVDELTGEIEIVREELNAMQQSRTKLRQRISELEDELKKAKEQVKQQSTEQEENDVPLAQRKRFTRVEMAMVLMERNQYKERLMELQEAVRLTEILRATRTVDNLDKKSKQSIWKYFSNLFTPSNRPTERVADGLGGGPMFRHTGGGSPAHSHGSPSRGGGGDNRLALTSGQPPVHPASAGLANALILPKDYAEEGGSERISARRREQYRQLRAHVQKEDGRLHAYGWSLPINKANQEANPSRHSGGVPVPVYCNPLAEASPHMKVFCAAGVNLHGGFTKDGQSLISANSPYAPKSTLKIAEITSPTAEHSVEALDRQMARASLETLEPETQLSSFVWICTSTHAASTVSVVDANQSATVLDAFPICSSHLLCIASVQGAMESDYALLEQSEVVKAGEMLQRPGEGPELLGKVEFVRVKPKTEDEHKQQQEEEEAKEATEKSNEQMPAVDAEEPLGNVEAIKIRQALPGAPQRLAADGVNQANNNNNSNSVLFATKSLNPILGTKEREEPAMSSVGPTMWMGAQDGWLYVHSSVGRWHECLHKVQLPDAVLAIVHVEARVVVALANAQLAVFRRQTDGQWDLNSYHLVTLGDRNHSIRCLCVAGERIWAAHRNKIFIVDPVSLNIVHSLDAHPRKESQVRQMASTGAGVWVSIRLDSTLRLYNTHTFEHKQDVDIEPYVSKMLGTGKLGFSFVRITALMVSCNRLWIGTSNGVIISVPLAEVQQKSSSDPHGQMPLCCMANAQLSFHGHRDAVKFFVSVPMLQQPNLNGGLTFTNKRPDMLVMCGGEGYIDFRIRHDKYDASDNAAHLIVWKVDT; via the exons ATGATGGACAACGACGATACCCTGCTCAACAATGGAGGCCCACAGTCTGGGGCGGAGACCGTCTACGGGACGGAGGACAACAACATGGTCATGTCGGAGAAG AACGAACAGGTTGTCAGCATC GTCCAACAACTGGCTGGGAGCATCTATCAGGAGTTCGAGCGAATGATCAATCGGTACGACGAGGATGTGGTGAAGAACCTGATGCCGCTGCTGGTGAACGTGCTGGAGTGCCTGGACGCCTCCTATCGCATCAATCAGGAGCAGGACGTGGAGGTGGAGCTGCTGCGGGAGGACAACGAGCAGCTGGTGACACAATATGAGCGGGAGAAGAGTGCCCGCAAGCAGTCCGAACAGAAG CTACTGGAGGCCGAGGATCTGGCGGAGCAGGAGAACAAGGAGCTGGCCACTAGACTCGAATCGGTGGAGAGCATTGTGCGAATGCTGGAGCTGAAGCACAAAAATAGTCTGGAGCATGCCAGCCGCCTGGAGGAGCGGGAAGCGGACCTCAAAAAG GAGTACAACAAGCTGCACGAACGGTATACGGAACTGTTCAAGAACCATGTGGACTACATGGAACGCACCAAGATGCTGATGGGCTCCACCCACTCCCAAATGAGCACCGCCTCCGATCGCATGGAAGTGAGTCGAGCGCGCCTGAATCCGGTTGCCCGAAGCTCTGGTCCCGTCTCCTATGGGTTTGCCTCGCTGGAGAACTCTGTGATGCTGGACACCGAGACCATTTGCAGTGTGGGCAGTCAGTCGGATGACTCAGGACCGCCATCGCTGCAGAACGAGCTGGACAGCCTGGCTGGAACGGTGGAGCGCGGTGCTGTCACCGATGCGCTGCAGCAGCAGAATCAGGCCACCTCGCCCCAGAGCCCCGACAGTCCTGTTGTGCCAAATGTGCCCGCTAATG TTGGTCGATCGACCACCAAGAAGGAGCAAAGGTCGGACAACAACCTCTACCAAGAGCTGTCCTTCCAGGACAATGAGGAGAGTGAAGAGAATGAGATTGTGACAG GCAGCTGGGTACATCCCGGAGAGTACGCGTCCTCAG CTAACGACAACTATTTCG GCATGGGCAAGGAGGTTGAAAATCTCATCATGGAAAACAATGAGCTATTGGCCACCAA AAACGCCCTCAATATCGTCAAGGACGATTTGATTGTCAAAGTGGACGAGCTGACGGGTGAGATTGAAATCGTGCGGGAGGAACTGAACGCCATGCAGCAATCCAGGACTAAGCTCCGGCAGCGCATCAGCGAGCTGGAGGATGAGCTGAAGAAGGCCAAGGAGCAGGTCAAGCAGCAGA GCACAGAGCAAGAGGAGAACGATGTCCCACTGGCGCAGCGCAAGAGATTCACTCGCGTCGAAATGGCCATGGTGCTGATGGAGCGTAACCAGTACAAGGAGCGTCTGATGGAGCTCCAGGAGGCAGTCCGCCTCACAGAAATTCTACGGGCCACCCGGACCGTAGATAATCTGGACAAGAAATCGAAGCAAAGCATTTGGAAGTACTTTAGTAATCTTTTTAC CCCCTCCAACCGCCCGACGGAACGCGTCGCGGACGGTCTCGGAGGGGGGCCGATGTTTCGTCACACCGGCGGAGGAAGCCCTGCCCACAGCCACGGATCTCCTAGCCgaggtggaggaggcgacaaTCGCCTTGCCCTAACCAGCGGCCAGCCGCCCGTTCACCCAGCCAGTGCCGGTCTGGCCAATGCCCTCATTCTGCCGAAGGACTATGCCGAGGAGGGCGGCTCGGAACGGATTAGTGCGCGCCGCCGAGAGCAGTACCGGCAACTGCGCGCCCATGTCCAAAAAGAGGACGGCCGGCTGCATGCCTACGGCTGGAGTTTGCCGATCAACAAGGCCAATCAGGAGGCGAATCCCAGCCGGCATTCCGGCGGCGTACCGGTCCCAGTTTACTGTAATCCCCTGGCGGAAGCGTCGCCCCACATGAAAGTGTTCTGTGCGGCGGGCGTGAATCTTCACGGGGGCTTCACCAAGGACGGGCAATCCCTGATATCTGCCAATTCACCCTATGCACCGAAATCCACGCTGAAGATAGCCGAGATTACCAGCCCCACAGCGGAGCACAGTGTGGAGGCGCTGGACAGGCAGATGGCACGCGCCAGCTTGGAGACCCTGGAGCCGGAGACACAGCTCAGCTCATTTGTGTGGATTTGTACGAGCACCCATGCCGCCAGCACCGTCAGTGTGGTGGATGCCAACCAGTCTGCCACCGTGCTGGATGCCTTTCCCATATGCTCCTCGCATCTGCTCTGCATAGCCTCGGTCCAGGGAGCAATGGAAAGCGATTACGCCCTGCTGGAGCAGTCGGAGGTGGTCAAGGCGGGTGAGATGCTGCAGAGGCCGGGCGAAGGACCAGAACTACTCGGCAAGGTGGAGTTTGTGCGCGTGAAACCAAAGACAGAGGATGAAcacaagcagcagcaggaggaggaggaggccaaGGAAGCCACCGAGAAGTCCAACGAGCAGATGCCAGCAGTTGATGCCGAGGAGCCACTTGGTAATGTGGAAGCCATCAAGATCCGCCAAGCCCTGCCCGGAGCTCCGCAGCGCCTGGCCGCTGACGGCGTCAATCAGgcaaataataacaacaatagcaacagtgTACTGTTCGCCACCAAGTCCCTGAATCCTATTCTGGGTACCAAGGAGCGCGAAGAGCCAGCCATGAGCTCGGTGGGGCCCACCATGTGGATGGGCGCCCAGGACGGATGGTTGTATGTGCACAGCAGTGTGGGAAGGTGGCACGAATGCCTGCACAAGGTTCAGCTGCCGGACGCTGTCCTGGCGATTGTGCATGTGGAGGCGAGGGTTGTTGTGGCGCTCGCCAATGCCCAGCTAGCCGTGTTCCGCCGCCAGACAGACGGCCAATGGGATCTGAATAGCTATCACCTGGTGACGCTCGGTGATCGCAACCATTCGATACGTTGCCTCTGTGTGGCCGGCGAGCGCATATGGGCGGCGCACCGCAACAAGATCTTTATCGTTGACCCGGTATCGCTCAACATTGTGCATTCGCTGGACGCCCATCCGCGCAAGGAGAGCCAAGTGCGTCAAATGGCGTCCACCGGCGCTGGAGTCTGGGTGTCCATAAg ACTGGACTCCACGCTGCGACTGTACAACACCCATACGTTCGAGCACAAGCAGGACGTCGATATTGAGCCGTATGTGTCCAAAATGCTCGGCACCGGCAAGCTCGGCTTCAGCTTTGTCCGCATCACTGCTCTGATGGTGTCCTGCAACAGGCTGTGGATCGGCACCAGCAACGGGGTTATCATCTCAGTGCCCCTGGCTGAGGTCCAGCAGAAGTCGTCAT CCGATCCCCATGGACAGATGCCGCTGTGTTGTATGGCCAACGCTCAACTTTCCTTCCATGGTCATCGGGATGCCGTGAAGTTCTTTGTTTCGGTGCCGATGCTGCAGCAACCGAACCTGAACGGAGGACTGACCTTCACCAACAAGCGACCGGATATGCTGGTCATGTGCGGTGGCGAGGGTTACATCGATTTTCGCATAA GACATGATAAGTACGATGCTAGCGATAATGCAGCGCACTTGATAGTTTGGAAAGTTGATAC ATGA
- the LOC6493501 gene encoding JNK-interacting protein 3 isoform X9, translating into MMDNDDTLLNNGGPQSGAETVYGTEDNNMVMSEKVQQLAGSIYQEFERMINRYDEDVVKNLMPLLVNVLECLDASYRINQEQDVEVELLREDNEQLVTQYEREKSARKQSEQKLLEAEDLAEQENKELATRLESVESIVRMLELKHKNSLEHASRLEEREADLKKEYNKLHERYTELFKNHVDYMERTKMLMGSTHSQMSTASDRMEVSRARLNPVARSSGPVSYGFASLENSVMLDTETICSVGSQSDDSGPPSLQNELDSLAGTVERGAVTDALQQQNQATSPQSPDSPVVPNVPANVGRSTTKKEQRSDNNLYQELSFQDNEESEENEIVTGSWVHPGEYASSANDNYFGMGKEVENLIMENNELLATKNALNIVKDDLIVKVDELTGEIEIVREELNAMQQSRTKLRQRISELEDELKKAKEQVKQQSTEQEENDVPLAQRKRFTRVEMAMVLMERNQYKERLMELQEAVRLTEILRATRTVDNLDKKSKQSIWKYFSNLFTPSNRPTERVADGLGGGPMFRHTGGGSPAHSHGSPSRGGGGDNRLALTSGQPPVHPASAGLANALILPKDYAEEGGSERISARRREQYRQLRAHVQKEDGRLHAYGWSLPINKANQEANPSRHSGGVPVPVYCNPLAEASPHMKVFCAAGVNLHGGFTKDGQSLISANSPYAPKSTLKIAEITSPTAEHSVEALDRQMARASLETLEPETQLSSFVWICTSTHAASTVSVVDANQSATVLDAFPICSSHLLCIASVQGAMESDYALLEQSEVVKAGEMLQRPGEGPELLGKVEFVRVKPKTEDEHKQQQEEEEAKEATEKSNEQMPAVDAEEPLGNVEAIKIRQALPGAPQRLAADGVNQANNNNNSNSVLFATKSLNPILGTKEREEPAMSSVGPTMWMGAQDGWLYVHSSVGRWHECLHKVQLPDAVLAIVHVEARVVVALANAQLAVFRRQTDGQWDLNSYHLVTLGDRNHSIRCLCVAGERIWAAHRNKIFIVDPVSLNIVHSLDAHPRKESQVRQMASTGAGVWVSIRLDSTLRLYNTHTFEHKQDVDIEPYVSKMLGTGKLGFSFVRITALMVSCNRLWIGTSNGVIISVPLAEVQQKSSSDPHGQMPLCCMANAQLSFHGHRDAVKFFVSVPMLQQPNLNGGLTFTNKRPDMLVMCGGEGYIDFRIRHDKYDASDNAAHLIVWKVDT; encoded by the exons ATGATGGACAACGACGATACCCTGCTCAACAATGGAGGCCCACAGTCTGGGGCGGAGACCGTCTACGGGACGGAGGACAACAACATGGTCATGTCGGAGAAG GTCCAACAACTGGCTGGGAGCATCTATCAGGAGTTCGAGCGAATGATCAATCGGTACGACGAGGATGTGGTGAAGAACCTGATGCCGCTGCTGGTGAACGTGCTGGAGTGCCTGGACGCCTCCTATCGCATCAATCAGGAGCAGGACGTGGAGGTGGAGCTGCTGCGGGAGGACAACGAGCAGCTGGTGACACAATATGAGCGGGAGAAGAGTGCCCGCAAGCAGTCCGAACAGAAG CTACTGGAGGCCGAGGATCTGGCGGAGCAGGAGAACAAGGAGCTGGCCACTAGACTCGAATCGGTGGAGAGCATTGTGCGAATGCTGGAGCTGAAGCACAAAAATAGTCTGGAGCATGCCAGCCGCCTGGAGGAGCGGGAAGCGGACCTCAAAAAG GAGTACAACAAGCTGCACGAACGGTATACGGAACTGTTCAAGAACCATGTGGACTACATGGAACGCACCAAGATGCTGATGGGCTCCACCCACTCCCAAATGAGCACCGCCTCCGATCGCATGGAAGTGAGTCGAGCGCGCCTGAATCCGGTTGCCCGAAGCTCTGGTCCCGTCTCCTATGGGTTTGCCTCGCTGGAGAACTCTGTGATGCTGGACACCGAGACCATTTGCAGTGTGGGCAGTCAGTCGGATGACTCAGGACCGCCATCGCTGCAGAACGAGCTGGACAGCCTGGCTGGAACGGTGGAGCGCGGTGCTGTCACCGATGCGCTGCAGCAGCAGAATCAGGCCACCTCGCCCCAGAGCCCCGACAGTCCTGTTGTGCCAAATGTGCCCGCTAATG TTGGTCGATCGACCACCAAGAAGGAGCAAAGGTCGGACAACAACCTCTACCAAGAGCTGTCCTTCCAGGACAATGAGGAGAGTGAAGAGAATGAGATTGTGACAG GCAGCTGGGTACATCCCGGAGAGTACGCGTCCTCAG CTAACGACAACTATTTCG GCATGGGCAAGGAGGTTGAAAATCTCATCATGGAAAACAATGAGCTATTGGCCACCAA AAACGCCCTCAATATCGTCAAGGACGATTTGATTGTCAAAGTGGACGAGCTGACGGGTGAGATTGAAATCGTGCGGGAGGAACTGAACGCCATGCAGCAATCCAGGACTAAGCTCCGGCAGCGCATCAGCGAGCTGGAGGATGAGCTGAAGAAGGCCAAGGAGCAGGTCAAGCAGCAGA GCACAGAGCAAGAGGAGAACGATGTCCCACTGGCGCAGCGCAAGAGATTCACTCGCGTCGAAATGGCCATGGTGCTGATGGAGCGTAACCAGTACAAGGAGCGTCTGATGGAGCTCCAGGAGGCAGTCCGCCTCACAGAAATTCTACGGGCCACCCGGACCGTAGATAATCTGGACAAGAAATCGAAGCAAAGCATTTGGAAGTACTTTAGTAATCTTTTTAC CCCCTCCAACCGCCCGACGGAACGCGTCGCGGACGGTCTCGGAGGGGGGCCGATGTTTCGTCACACCGGCGGAGGAAGCCCTGCCCACAGCCACGGATCTCCTAGCCgaggtggaggaggcgacaaTCGCCTTGCCCTAACCAGCGGCCAGCCGCCCGTTCACCCAGCCAGTGCCGGTCTGGCCAATGCCCTCATTCTGCCGAAGGACTATGCCGAGGAGGGCGGCTCGGAACGGATTAGTGCGCGCCGCCGAGAGCAGTACCGGCAACTGCGCGCCCATGTCCAAAAAGAGGACGGCCGGCTGCATGCCTACGGCTGGAGTTTGCCGATCAACAAGGCCAATCAGGAGGCGAATCCCAGCCGGCATTCCGGCGGCGTACCGGTCCCAGTTTACTGTAATCCCCTGGCGGAAGCGTCGCCCCACATGAAAGTGTTCTGTGCGGCGGGCGTGAATCTTCACGGGGGCTTCACCAAGGACGGGCAATCCCTGATATCTGCCAATTCACCCTATGCACCGAAATCCACGCTGAAGATAGCCGAGATTACCAGCCCCACAGCGGAGCACAGTGTGGAGGCGCTGGACAGGCAGATGGCACGCGCCAGCTTGGAGACCCTGGAGCCGGAGACACAGCTCAGCTCATTTGTGTGGATTTGTACGAGCACCCATGCCGCCAGCACCGTCAGTGTGGTGGATGCCAACCAGTCTGCCACCGTGCTGGATGCCTTTCCCATATGCTCCTCGCATCTGCTCTGCATAGCCTCGGTCCAGGGAGCAATGGAAAGCGATTACGCCCTGCTGGAGCAGTCGGAGGTGGTCAAGGCGGGTGAGATGCTGCAGAGGCCGGGCGAAGGACCAGAACTACTCGGCAAGGTGGAGTTTGTGCGCGTGAAACCAAAGACAGAGGATGAAcacaagcagcagcaggaggaggaggaggccaaGGAAGCCACCGAGAAGTCCAACGAGCAGATGCCAGCAGTTGATGCCGAGGAGCCACTTGGTAATGTGGAAGCCATCAAGATCCGCCAAGCCCTGCCCGGAGCTCCGCAGCGCCTGGCCGCTGACGGCGTCAATCAGgcaaataataacaacaatagcaacagtgTACTGTTCGCCACCAAGTCCCTGAATCCTATTCTGGGTACCAAGGAGCGCGAAGAGCCAGCCATGAGCTCGGTGGGGCCCACCATGTGGATGGGCGCCCAGGACGGATGGTTGTATGTGCACAGCAGTGTGGGAAGGTGGCACGAATGCCTGCACAAGGTTCAGCTGCCGGACGCTGTCCTGGCGATTGTGCATGTGGAGGCGAGGGTTGTTGTGGCGCTCGCCAATGCCCAGCTAGCCGTGTTCCGCCGCCAGACAGACGGCCAATGGGATCTGAATAGCTATCACCTGGTGACGCTCGGTGATCGCAACCATTCGATACGTTGCCTCTGTGTGGCCGGCGAGCGCATATGGGCGGCGCACCGCAACAAGATCTTTATCGTTGACCCGGTATCGCTCAACATTGTGCATTCGCTGGACGCCCATCCGCGCAAGGAGAGCCAAGTGCGTCAAATGGCGTCCACCGGCGCTGGAGTCTGGGTGTCCATAAg ACTGGACTCCACGCTGCGACTGTACAACACCCATACGTTCGAGCACAAGCAGGACGTCGATATTGAGCCGTATGTGTCCAAAATGCTCGGCACCGGCAAGCTCGGCTTCAGCTTTGTCCGCATCACTGCTCTGATGGTGTCCTGCAACAGGCTGTGGATCGGCACCAGCAACGGGGTTATCATCTCAGTGCCCCTGGCTGAGGTCCAGCAGAAGTCGTCAT CCGATCCCCATGGACAGATGCCGCTGTGTTGTATGGCCAACGCTCAACTTTCCTTCCATGGTCATCGGGATGCCGTGAAGTTCTTTGTTTCGGTGCCGATGCTGCAGCAACCGAACCTGAACGGAGGACTGACCTTCACCAACAAGCGACCGGATATGCTGGTCATGTGCGGTGGCGAGGGTTACATCGATTTTCGCATAA GACATGATAAGTACGATGCTAGCGATAATGCAGCGCACTTGATAGTTTGGAAAGTTGATACGTAa
- the LOC6493501 gene encoding JNK-interacting protein 3 isoform X7 has translation MMDNDDTLLNNGGPQSGAETVYGTEDNNMVMSEKNEQVVSIVQQLAGSIYQEFERMINRYDEDVVKNLMPLLVNVLECLDASYRINQEQDVEVELLREDNEQLVTQYEREKSARKQSEQKLLEAEDLAEQENKELATRLESVESIVRMLELKHKNSLEHASRLEEREADLKKEYNKLHERYTELFKNHVDYMERTKMLMGSTHSQMSTASDRMEVSRARLNPVARSSGPVSYGFASLENSVMLDTETICSVGSQSDDSGPPSLQNELDSLAGTVERGAVTDALQQQNQATSPQSPDSPVVPNVPANVGRSTTKKEQRSDNNLYQELSFQDNEESEENEIVTGSWVHPGEYASSANDNYFGMGKEVENLIMENNELLATKNALNIVKDDLIVKVDELTGEIEIVREELNAMQQSRTKLRQRISELEDELKKAKEQVKQQSTEQEENDVPLAQRKRFTRVEMAMVLMERNQYKERLMELQEAVRLTEILRATRTVDNLDKKSKQSIWKYFSNLFTPSNRPTERVADGLGGGPMFRHTGGGSPAHSHGSPSRGGGGDNRLALTSGQPPVHPASAGLANALILPKDYAEEGGSERISARRREQYRQLRAHVQKEDGRLHAYGWSLPINKANQEANPSRHSGGVPVPVYCNPLAEASPHMKVFCAAGVNLHGGFTKDGQSLISANSPYAPKSTLKIAEITSPTAEHSVEALDRQMARASLETLEPETQLSSFVWICTSTHAASTVSVVDANQSATVLDAFPICSSHLLCIASVQGAMESDYALLEQSEVVKAGEMLQRPGEGPELLGKVEFVRVKPKTEDEHKQQQEEEEAKEATEKSNEQMPAVDAEEPLGNVEAIKIRQALPGAPQRLAADGVNQANNNNNSNSVLFATKSLNPILGTKEREEPAMSSVGPTMWMGAQDGWLYVHSSVGRWHECLHKVQLPDAVLAIVHVEARVVVALANAQLAVFRRQTDGQWDLNSYHLVTLGDRNHSIRCLCVAGERIWAAHRNKIFIVDPVSLNIVHSLDAHPRKESQVRQMASTGAGVWVSIRLDSTLRLYNTHTFEHKQDVDIEPYVSKMLGTGKLGFSFVRITALMVSCNRLWIGTSNGVIISVPLAEVQQKSSSDPHGQMPLCCMANAQLSFHGHRDAVKFFVSVPMLQQPNLNGGLTFTNKRPDMLVMCGGEGYIDFRIRHDKYDASDNAAHLIVWKVDT, from the exons ATGATGGACAACGACGATACCCTGCTCAACAATGGAGGCCCACAGTCTGGGGCGGAGACCGTCTACGGGACGGAGGACAACAACATGGTCATGTCGGAGAAG AACGAACAGGTTGTCAGCATC GTCCAACAACTGGCTGGGAGCATCTATCAGGAGTTCGAGCGAATGATCAATCGGTACGACGAGGATGTGGTGAAGAACCTGATGCCGCTGCTGGTGAACGTGCTGGAGTGCCTGGACGCCTCCTATCGCATCAATCAGGAGCAGGACGTGGAGGTGGAGCTGCTGCGGGAGGACAACGAGCAGCTGGTGACACAATATGAGCGGGAGAAGAGTGCCCGCAAGCAGTCCGAACAGAAG CTACTGGAGGCCGAGGATCTGGCGGAGCAGGAGAACAAGGAGCTGGCCACTAGACTCGAATCGGTGGAGAGCATTGTGCGAATGCTGGAGCTGAAGCACAAAAATAGTCTGGAGCATGCCAGCCGCCTGGAGGAGCGGGAAGCGGACCTCAAAAAG GAGTACAACAAGCTGCACGAACGGTATACGGAACTGTTCAAGAACCATGTGGACTACATGGAACGCACCAAGATGCTGATGGGCTCCACCCACTCCCAAATGAGCACCGCCTCCGATCGCATGGAAGTGAGTCGAGCGCGCCTGAATCCGGTTGCCCGAAGCTCTGGTCCCGTCTCCTATGGGTTTGCCTCGCTGGAGAACTCTGTGATGCTGGACACCGAGACCATTTGCAGTGTGGGCAGTCAGTCGGATGACTCAGGACCGCCATCGCTGCAGAACGAGCTGGACAGCCTGGCTGGAACGGTGGAGCGCGGTGCTGTCACCGATGCGCTGCAGCAGCAGAATCAGGCCACCTCGCCCCAGAGCCCCGACAGTCCTGTTGTGCCAAATGTGCCCGCTAATG TTGGTCGATCGACCACCAAGAAGGAGCAAAGGTCGGACAACAACCTCTACCAAGAGCTGTCCTTCCAGGACAATGAGGAGAGTGAAGAGAATGAGATTGTGACAG GCAGCTGGGTACATCCCGGAGAGTACGCGTCCTCAG CTAACGACAACTATTTCG GCATGGGCAAGGAGGTTGAAAATCTCATCATGGAAAACAATGAGCTATTGGCCACCAA AAACGCCCTCAATATCGTCAAGGACGATTTGATTGTCAAAGTGGACGAGCTGACGGGTGAGATTGAAATCGTGCGGGAGGAACTGAACGCCATGCAGCAATCCAGGACTAAGCTCCGGCAGCGCATCAGCGAGCTGGAGGATGAGCTGAAGAAGGCCAAGGAGCAGGTCAAGCAGCAGA GCACAGAGCAAGAGGAGAACGATGTCCCACTGGCGCAGCGCAAGAGATTCACTCGCGTCGAAATGGCCATGGTGCTGATGGAGCGTAACCAGTACAAGGAGCGTCTGATGGAGCTCCAGGAGGCAGTCCGCCTCACAGAAATTCTACGGGCCACCCGGACCGTAGATAATCTGGACAAGAAATCGAAGCAAAGCATTTGGAAGTACTTTAGTAATCTTTTTAC CCCCTCCAACCGCCCGACGGAACGCGTCGCGGACGGTCTCGGAGGGGGGCCGATGTTTCGTCACACCGGCGGAGGAAGCCCTGCCCACAGCCACGGATCTCCTAGCCgaggtggaggaggcgacaaTCGCCTTGCCCTAACCAGCGGCCAGCCGCCCGTTCACCCAGCCAGTGCCGGTCTGGCCAATGCCCTCATTCTGCCGAAGGACTATGCCGAGGAGGGCGGCTCGGAACGGATTAGTGCGCGCCGCCGAGAGCAGTACCGGCAACTGCGCGCCCATGTCCAAAAAGAGGACGGCCGGCTGCATGCCTACGGCTGGAGTTTGCCGATCAACAAGGCCAATCAGGAGGCGAATCCCAGCCGGCATTCCGGCGGCGTACCGGTCCCAGTTTACTGTAATCCCCTGGCGGAAGCGTCGCCCCACATGAAAGTGTTCTGTGCGGCGGGCGTGAATCTTCACGGGGGCTTCACCAAGGACGGGCAATCCCTGATATCTGCCAATTCACCCTATGCACCGAAATCCACGCTGAAGATAGCCGAGATTACCAGCCCCACAGCGGAGCACAGTGTGGAGGCGCTGGACAGGCAGATGGCACGCGCCAGCTTGGAGACCCTGGAGCCGGAGACACAGCTCAGCTCATTTGTGTGGATTTGTACGAGCACCCATGCCGCCAGCACCGTCAGTGTGGTGGATGCCAACCAGTCTGCCACCGTGCTGGATGCCTTTCCCATATGCTCCTCGCATCTGCTCTGCATAGCCTCGGTCCAGGGAGCAATGGAAAGCGATTACGCCCTGCTGGAGCAGTCGGAGGTGGTCAAGGCGGGTGAGATGCTGCAGAGGCCGGGCGAAGGACCAGAACTACTCGGCAAGGTGGAGTTTGTGCGCGTGAAACCAAAGACAGAGGATGAAcacaagcagcagcaggaggaggaggaggccaaGGAAGCCACCGAGAAGTCCAACGAGCAGATGCCAGCAGTTGATGCCGAGGAGCCACTTGGTAATGTGGAAGCCATCAAGATCCGCCAAGCCCTGCCCGGAGCTCCGCAGCGCCTGGCCGCTGACGGCGTCAATCAGgcaaataataacaacaatagcaacagtgTACTGTTCGCCACCAAGTCCCTGAATCCTATTCTGGGTACCAAGGAGCGCGAAGAGCCAGCCATGAGCTCGGTGGGGCCCACCATGTGGATGGGCGCCCAGGACGGATGGTTGTATGTGCACAGCAGTGTGGGAAGGTGGCACGAATGCCTGCACAAGGTTCAGCTGCCGGACGCTGTCCTGGCGATTGTGCATGTGGAGGCGAGGGTTGTTGTGGCGCTCGCCAATGCCCAGCTAGCCGTGTTCCGCCGCCAGACAGACGGCCAATGGGATCTGAATAGCTATCACCTGGTGACGCTCGGTGATCGCAACCATTCGATACGTTGCCTCTGTGTGGCCGGCGAGCGCATATGGGCGGCGCACCGCAACAAGATCTTTATCGTTGACCCGGTATCGCTCAACATTGTGCATTCGCTGGACGCCCATCCGCGCAAGGAGAGCCAAGTGCGTCAAATGGCGTCCACCGGCGCTGGAGTCTGGGTGTCCATAAg ACTGGACTCCACGCTGCGACTGTACAACACCCATACGTTCGAGCACAAGCAGGACGTCGATATTGAGCCGTATGTGTCCAAAATGCTCGGCACCGGCAAGCTCGGCTTCAGCTTTGTCCGCATCACTGCTCTGATGGTGTCCTGCAACAGGCTGTGGATCGGCACCAGCAACGGGGTTATCATCTCAGTGCCCCTGGCTGAGGTCCAGCAGAAGTCGTCAT CCGATCCCCATGGACAGATGCCGCTGTGTTGTATGGCCAACGCTCAACTTTCCTTCCATGGTCATCGGGATGCCGTGAAGTTCTTTGTTTCGGTGCCGATGCTGCAGCAACCGAACCTGAACGGAGGACTGACCTTCACCAACAAGCGACCGGATATGCTGGTCATGTGCGGTGGCGAGGGTTACATCGATTTTCGCATAA GACATGATAAGTACGATGCTAGCGATAATGCAGCGCACTTGATAGTTTGGAAAGTTGATACGTAa